The genomic stretch ATCGTCTTGCAATCCAAGGAAAATCAAATTCTTTTCCGTTATGCGCGCAGAGAATCACATCACGCAATCTTGGGCTGTTAAAAAGCTCGCCAAATTCCTGAAGAATTTTTCTTTCATCATCATCTGCAAAGCTTTTTATTCTTAAAGTATCGTTTTTTTCGAGCATTCCGATCGTAATGCAGATAATTTTTCCAAACTCTGCCATGATACCGGCTCTGTCATAAAAATCTTCTGCAGAGATCTCATCTTTTCTTTGATATCTTGTTTTTTTATCCCAAAGTTTCTGTTCGGTTTCAGAAAGGTCTTCCCAGGAACCTGCATTTGGAACCGTTTCAATATCAAGGAATAAGACTTTTTCTAATGAAATATTTTGTATCATGGTTGTGTTTTTGTAAGTTGATTATTAATAGTTTAGAAACGATGAGATTATGTAGATCGTTATCCCACCTGTAATCCGTTTTTCGTCGGAAGAGATGGCGATAAAAGCGTTACGTCTTTTGCATCATCACCATAGACTCCTAAAACAAGGCATTCGCTGAAAAAATTGGCAATCTGTTTTTTAGGGAAGTTAACAACGGCTAAAATTTGTTTACCCACCAAATCTTCTTTGCTGTAAAGTGTTGTGATTTGTGCTGCAGATTTTCTGACTCCAACATCTCCAAAATCGATTTCAAGCTGATAAGAAGGGTTTCTTGCTTTTTCAAAATCATTCACGGAAATAATTGTCCCGCATCGAATGTCTAATTTCTCAAAATCTGCCCAGGATATTTCAGGTTTTATTGTCATA from Chryseobacterium indoltheticum encodes the following:
- a CDS encoding 3'-5' exonuclease — its product is MIQNISLEKVLFLDIETVPNAGSWEDLSETEQKLWDKKTRYQRKDEISAEDFYDRAGIMAEFGKIICITIGMLEKNDTLRIKSFADDDERKILQEFGELFNSPRLRDVILCAHNGKEFDFPWIARRFLINGMMPPSPFQMFGKKPWEIPHLDTMELWKFGDYKSYISLELLAHVFGIPTPKDDIDGSMVSSIYYIEKDLQRIVDYCEKDVLTLANIFRRMRQEDLLKRNINLD
- a CDS encoding tRNA-binding protein: MTIKPEISWADFEKLDIRCGTIISVNDFEKARNPSYQLEIDFGDVGVRKSAAQITTLYSKEDLVGKQILAVVNFPKKQIANFFSECLVLGVYGDDAKDVTLLSPSLPTKNGLQVG